In the Orenia marismortui DSM 5156 genome, one interval contains:
- a CDS encoding 16S rRNA (uracil(1498)-N(3))-methyltransferase: protein MHHFFVKPKDINDGIITITGKDVKHITRSLRLDISDKISVADGESNKYLTEIIDISEEFVRAKIINEFEVRVESNIEVTLVQGLPKSKKMDLITQKCTELGIREIIPVDTKRTVVNLKPKKAERRQQRWQKIAREAAKQSGRAIIPIMKDLMTFKDILSLASEYDLVLMPWEDEQSTKLKEVLTDNQEVNKIMIIIGPEGGFSKQEVELAKEEGIKPVTLGPRILRTETAGIATLSMILYELGDLG from the coding sequence ATGCATCACTTTTTTGTTAAACCAAAAGATATAAATGATGGCATAATTACCATTACAGGTAAAGATGTAAAACATATCACTAGGTCTTTGAGATTAGATATAAGTGATAAAATCAGTGTTGCAGATGGAGAGAGTAATAAATATTTAACAGAAATTATAGATATAAGTGAAGAATTTGTAAGAGCAAAAATAATAAATGAGTTTGAAGTCAGAGTTGAATCAAATATAGAAGTTACTCTAGTTCAAGGTTTACCAAAAAGTAAGAAGATGGATCTAATTACTCAAAAGTGTACTGAATTAGGAATAAGAGAGATTATTCCAGTTGATACGAAAAGGACTGTAGTTAATTTAAAGCCCAAAAAAGCTGAGAGGCGTCAACAAAGATGGCAGAAAATAGCTCGAGAGGCTGCTAAACAATCTGGTAGAGCTATAATTCCTATAATGAAAGATTTAATGACCTTTAAAGATATATTATCATTAGCTTCAGAGTATGATTTAGTATTAATGCCTTGGGAGGATGAACAGAGTACCAAATTAAAAGAGGTATTAACTGATAATCAAGAAGTTAATAAGATTATGATTATAATCGGTCCAGAAGGTGGTTTCAGTAAGCAAGAAGTAGAGTTAGCAAAAGAAGAAGGAATAAAGCCTGTTACTTTGGGGCCAAGAATTTTGAGGACGGAGACTGCTGGAATTGCTACCTTATCTATGATATTATATGAATTAGGAGACTTGGGTTAA
- the prmA gene encoding 50S ribosomal protein L11 methyltransferase has translation MELKELIIHATHESFPAIENILSEIGALGVSKEVFQKDKQLIIKGYFEDDKLGKEKIKVIKDKIFALSNYGLNIDPIDMRVKALKQEDWANKWKEDIKAIKVSDRIVIKPTWEEYHADDGDIIIEIDPGMAFGTGDHGTTSGCLEMLEKYLKPNFNVLDIGTGTGILAIAAAKLGANSLFALDIDPVAIEVAKENAKLNGVNTEIEFSEGDLLDVVEGRYELILANILPHVIMRLIPDLVEVSKDKSTIILSGIIEEKVEKIKEELIRYNFDIQDIVKKDQWITIVVTRRG, from the coding sequence ATGGAGCTCAAAGAGCTTATAATTCATGCTACACATGAGTCCTTTCCAGCAATTGAGAATATTCTCAGTGAAATAGGTGCTTTAGGAGTTAGTAAAGAGGTATTTCAAAAGGATAAGCAGCTTATAATTAAAGGTTATTTTGAAGATGATAAATTAGGAAAAGAAAAAATTAAAGTTATAAAAGATAAAATATTTGCTTTATCCAATTATGGTTTAAATATAGATCCAATTGATATGAGAGTCAAAGCTTTAAAACAAGAAGACTGGGCCAATAAGTGGAAAGAAGATATTAAAGCAATTAAAGTAAGTGATAGAATTGTAATTAAGCCAACCTGGGAAGAGTATCATGCTGATGATGGCGATATCATTATTGAAATAGATCCAGGTATGGCCTTTGGTACAGGGGATCATGGAACAACAAGCGGATGTTTAGAAATGTTAGAAAAGTATTTAAAACCTAATTTTAATGTTTTAGATATTGGTACTGGAACAGGTATCTTAGCAATTGCAGCTGCTAAATTAGGTGCTAACTCTCTTTTTGCTTTAGATATAGATCCTGTAGCGATTGAAGTAGCCAAGGAAAACGCAAAGTTGAATGGTGTTAATACTGAGATAGAGTTTAGTGAAGGGGATTTATTAGATGTTGTTGAAGGAAGATATGAATTAATTCTTGCTAATATATTACCTCATGTAATTATGAGATTAATACCTGATTTAGTTGAGGTTTCAAAAGATAAGAGTACTATTATTTTGTCAGGAATTATTGAGGAGAAAGTAGAAAAAATAAAGGAAGAATTAATCAGATATAATTTTGATATTCAAGATATTGTAAAGAAAGATCAATGGATAACAATAGTAGTTACTAGGAGAGGATAG
- the dnaJ gene encoding molecular chaperone DnaJ has protein sequence MAKRDYYEILGVDKNADKKEIKRAYRKLSRKYHPDVSKEENAEDKFKEITEAYEVLSDDDKRARYDQFGHAGVDQDGGFGGQGGFGGFGQGGFGGFDDIFDMFFGGGGSSRRRNGPRKGSDLRINISISFEEAAFGVEKELTIPRTEDCDKCNGTGAKSSSDVETCAKCNGSGEIRFRQNTPFGQVMQTQTCDRCHGSGKFVKNPCSKCDGKGKVKKRRKVSVNIPAGVDDGMTLRVRGEGEAGVNGGPAGDLQVVVNVKAHKIFKRRGNDVLCEVPISFVQATLGDEIQVPTLDGKVKFSIPEGTQPGTSFRLKDKGIPYLRGSGRGDQHIKVKVVIPKKLSDEQKDILKDFAEISGEEINPEHKGFLQKIKDAFGM, from the coding sequence ATGGCTAAAAGAGATTATTATGAAATATTAGGTGTAGATAAAAATGCTGATAAAAAAGAGATAAAGAGAGCTTATCGTAAATTGTCTAGAAAGTATCACCCTGATGTAAGTAAAGAAGAAAATGCAGAAGATAAGTTTAAAGAGATTACAGAAGCTTATGAAGTGTTAAGTGATGATGATAAAAGAGCTAGATATGATCAATTTGGCCATGCAGGTGTAGATCAAGATGGAGGATTTGGTGGTCAAGGTGGATTCGGAGGTTTTGGTCAAGGCGGATTTGGAGGCTTTGATGATATATTTGATATGTTCTTTGGTGGGGGAGGTTCTTCTAGACGAAGAAATGGCCCACGCAAAGGATCAGATTTAAGAATAAATATAAGTATCAGCTTTGAAGAAGCTGCTTTTGGAGTTGAAAAAGAGCTTACTATACCTCGTACAGAAGATTGTGATAAATGTAATGGTACTGGAGCAAAATCAAGTAGTGATGTAGAAACTTGTGCTAAATGTAATGGAAGTGGAGAGATTAGGTTTAGACAGAATACTCCATTTGGTCAAGTGATGCAAACTCAGACTTGTGATAGATGCCATGGAAGTGGTAAATTTGTTAAGAACCCATGCTCAAAATGTGATGGGAAGGGCAAAGTTAAGAAGAGAAGAAAGGTCAGTGTAAATATTCCAGCAGGTGTTGATGATGGAATGACATTAAGAGTTAGAGGTGAAGGGGAAGCAGGAGTAAATGGTGGGCCAGCCGGTGATTTACAAGTTGTAGTTAATGTTAAAGCTCACAAGATATTTAAACGTAGAGGAAATGATGTCTTATGTGAAGTCCCAATTAGCTTTGTTCAAGCAACCTTAGGTGATGAAATTCAAGTACCTACTTTAGATGGGAAGGTTAAATTTAGTATACCTGAAGGAACTCAACCAGGAACTTCTTTTAGATTGAAGGATAAAGGAATACCTTATTTGAGAGGTAGTGGACGTGGTGATCAGCATATTAAGGTAAAAGTTGTTATTCCTAAAAAATTAAGTGATGAACAGAAAGATATATTAAAAGATTTTGCAGAAATTAGTGGAGAAGAGATAAATCCAGAGCATAAAGGTTTCTTACAAAAAATTAAAGATGCTTTTGGTATGTAA
- the dnaK gene encoding molecular chaperone DnaK → MGKIIGIDLGTTNSCVAVIEGGEPTVIPNKQGGRTTPSVVGYSKKGERLVGEPAKRQAITNPDQTVSSIKRHMGENYKVELHGEERTPQEISAMILQELKSHAEDYLGQNVESAVITVPAYFSDAQRQATKDAGKIAGLDVKRIINEPTAAALAYGLDDDQEQTILVYDLGGGTFDVSILELGDGVFEVIATSGDNQLGGDDFDEKIINYLAEEFEKENGIDLRKDKMSLQRLKDAAEKAKIELSGLATTNVNLPFITQTAEGPKHLDVDITRSQFEKMSSDLVDRTLKAVRQALSDAGLSKTDIDQVLLVGGSTRIPAVQEAISKEIKEANKGINPDECVAMGAAIQGGVLNDEVDDIVLLDVTPLSLGIETMGGVFTKLIDRNTTIPTEKSKVFSTAADNQTAVDIHVLQGERQMAKDNKTLGRFQLTDIPPAPRGVPQIEVSFKIDTDGIVHVSAKDKGTGNEQQITIKSDTGLSDEEIDRMVNEAEAHAEEDKKRKEAVETVTGADSLVHQVEKTLEEAGDKVDDSVVSEIETAKGELKDALEDIDMHNIDPDTLDIDGIKEKQEALTQKLHELTTQMYQQAEQAQQAAGANAGAQGASEDDDVVDVDFEDVEEE, encoded by the coding sequence ATGGGTAAAATAATTGGTATTGATTTAGGTACAACAAATTCATGTGTAGCAGTTATAGAAGGTGGAGAGCCTACTGTTATCCCTAATAAACAAGGTGGTAGAACAACACCTTCAGTAGTTGGTTATTCTAAAAAAGGAGAGAGATTAGTAGGTGAGCCTGCTAAACGACAGGCAATTACAAATCCAGATCAAACAGTAAGTTCTATCAAAAGACATATGGGAGAGAATTATAAAGTAGAGTTACATGGTGAAGAAAGAACTCCACAAGAGATTTCTGCTATGATTTTACAAGAACTAAAGTCCCATGCAGAAGATTACTTAGGTCAAAATGTTGAAAGTGCTGTTATTACAGTTCCAGCTTACTTTAGTGATGCACAGCGTCAAGCTACAAAAGATGCTGGTAAGATTGCAGGCTTAGATGTTAAGAGAATTATTAATGAGCCAACAGCAGCAGCTTTAGCATATGGTTTAGATGATGATCAAGAACAAACTATTTTAGTTTATGATTTAGGTGGAGGTACTTTTGATGTTTCCATCCTAGAACTTGGTGATGGTGTATTTGAAGTTATAGCAACTAGTGGTGATAACCAATTAGGTGGAGATGACTTTGATGAGAAGATTATCAACTATTTAGCTGAAGAATTTGAAAAAGAAAATGGAATTGATCTTCGTAAAGATAAGATGTCTCTACAAAGATTAAAAGATGCTGCTGAAAAGGCTAAAATTGAGCTTTCAGGATTAGCAACTACTAATGTTAACCTTCCATTTATAACTCAAACTGCAGAAGGTCCTAAACATTTAGATGTAGATATTACAAGATCTCAATTTGAAAAGATGAGTTCTGATTTAGTTGATAGAACTTTAAAAGCTGTTCGTCAAGCTTTATCTGATGCAGGTCTATCAAAAACAGATATTGATCAAGTATTATTAGTTGGAGGTTCTACTAGAATCCCAGCTGTACAAGAAGCGATTAGTAAAGAGATCAAAGAAGCAAATAAAGGTATTAATCCAGATGAATGTGTAGCTATGGGAGCTGCTATTCAAGGTGGAGTATTAAATGATGAGGTAGATGATATTGTATTATTAGATGTTACTCCATTATCTTTAGGTATTGAAACTATGGGTGGTGTATTTACTAAATTAATTGATAGAAATACTACTATTCCAACTGAGAAGAGTAAAGTATTCTCTACTGCTGCAGATAATCAAACAGCTGTGGATATCCATGTTTTACAAGGTGAAAGACAGATGGCTAAGGATAATAAGACCTTAGGGCGTTTCCAATTAACTGATATTCCACCAGCACCAAGAGGTGTACCTCAAATTGAAGTATCATTTAAAATAGATACTGATGGTATTGTTCATGTATCTGCCAAAGATAAGGGCACAGGTAATGAACAACAAATTACAATTAAATCTGATACAGGATTATCAGATGAAGAAATTGATAGAATGGTAAATGAAGCTGAAGCTCATGCTGAAGAAGATAAGAAACGTAAAGAAGCTGTAGAAACAGTAACTGGTGCAGATAGCTTAGTACATCAAGTTGAAAAAACTTTAGAAGAAGCGGGAGATAAAGTAGATGATTCAGTGGTAAGTGAGATCGAAACAGCTAAAGGTGAGTTAAAAGATGCTTTAGAGGATATTGATATGCATAATATTGATCCTGATACCTTAGATATTGATGGTATTAAAGAGAAACAAGAAGCATTAACTCAAAAATTACATGAATTAACTACTCAAATGTATCAACAAGCTGAACAAGCTCAACAAGCAGCTGGTGCAAATGCTGGTGCTCAAGGAGCTAGTGAGGATGATGATGTAGTAGATGTTGACTTTGAAGATGTAGAGGAAGAGTAA
- the grpE gene encoding nucleotide exchange factor GrpE, translating to MVDEEKELNEQELEVKEENEELEQQDSDSSELTNEDLSETNEQFSELEAELAKEKEEKEKYIDRLQRLQAEFSNYRKRVTKEKEMLATQAKKDFILELLPVIDNFERALESSETSEDTASLLEGVEMIYRQIKNLLTKNGVEEIVTVGEEFDPNFHNAVMKEASEEYESGIIIEELQKGYSFNNIAIRPAMVKVAE from the coding sequence ATGGTCGATGAGGAAAAAGAGTTGAATGAACAAGAGCTTGAAGTTAAGGAAGAAAATGAAGAGTTAGAGCAGCAAGATTCTGACTCTTCTGAATTGACTAATGAAGATCTTTCTGAGACTAACGAACAATTTTCTGAGTTGGAGGCAGAACTAGCAAAAGAGAAAGAAGAAAAAGAAAAATACATAGATCGTTTACAGAGGTTGCAAGCTGAGTTTTCCAATTATAGAAAAAGAGTTACTAAGGAGAAAGAGATGTTGGCTACTCAAGCAAAAAAAGATTTTATTCTAGAGTTGTTGCCTGTTATAGATAATTTTGAAAGGGCATTAGAAAGTTCTGAAACAAGTGAAGATACTGCTAGTTTACTTGAGGGAGTTGAAATGATTTATCGACAGATAAAAAATCTATTGACTAAAAATGGTGTTGAAGAGATAGTAACTGTTGGTGAAGAATTTGATCCTAATTTCCATAATGCAGTAATGAAAGAGGCAAGTGAGGAGTATGAATCAGGAATAATTATAGAAGAATTACAAAAAGGTTACAGCTTTAATAATATAGCTATTAGGCCAGCAATGGTTAAAGTGGCAGAATAG
- the hrcA gene encoding heat-inducible transcriptional repressor HrcA: protein MTERKKRILKAIVNEYVMTAEPVGSRTLARRYDFGVSPATIRNDMADLEEESYLEQPHRSAGRVPTDKGYRFYVDALMELKKLSRQKSEFIKKGKSLYKENGIQEFVQQTSQMLSDLTNYTSVVSSPQIEESVFQHLQLVPMSSKRVLLVLITDTGLVKNKIIDLPERISHQELDQLSRFLNERLVGLSLNQISKEVLLELSTELINRISVTLRNLDFINKEINKNNLPKYGKIYLGGTAHILDQPEFNDISKIKTVLRLLEQDKLLYGIMDNIGDKEGVEIIIGSENTFDEIKECSFVAATYHLNGRPIGKIGVIGPTRMEYANVVGSVKFMADLLSELLTNK from the coding sequence ATGACAGAACGTAAAAAGAGGATTTTAAAGGCCATCGTAAATGAATATGTTATGACTGCAGAGCCAGTTGGTTCTCGTACATTGGCTAGGCGGTATGATTTTGGGGTTAGCCCTGCTACAATTAGAAACGATATGGCCGATTTAGAGGAAGAAAGTTATTTGGAGCAACCACATAGGTCAGCCGGAAGAGTTCCAACTGATAAAGGATATAGATTTTATGTGGATGCTTTAATGGAATTAAAGAAGTTATCAAGACAAAAATCAGAATTTATTAAAAAGGGCAAGTCTCTATATAAAGAGAATGGGATTCAAGAATTTGTACAACAAACATCACAAATGTTATCTGATTTGACTAATTATACTTCTGTAGTTTCAAGTCCACAGATAGAAGAAAGTGTATTTCAACATTTGCAGCTTGTTCCAATGAGTAGTAAGAGAGTACTATTGGTGCTAATTACTGATACAGGATTAGTAAAAAATAAGATTATAGATTTACCTGAAAGAATATCTCATCAAGAACTTGATCAATTATCACGTTTTTTAAATGAGAGGTTAGTTGGTTTATCTTTAAATCAAATAAGCAAAGAAGTTTTACTTGAGCTTAGTACTGAATTGATTAATAGGATTTCAGTTACATTAAGAAATCTAGACTTTATAAATAAAGAAATCAACAAGAATAATTTACCTAAATATGGTAAAATATATTTAGGAGGAACTGCCCATATATTGGACCAACCTGAATTTAATGATATAAGTAAAATAAAAACGGTATTAAGGTTGCTAGAACAAGATAAGCTACTATATGGTATTATGGATAATATCGGTGATAAAGAAGGTGTTGAAATTATCATAGGTAGTGAAAATACTTTTGATGAGATCAAAGAATGTAGTTTTGTAGCAGCTACTTATCATTTAAATGGTCGTCCAATTGGTAAAATTGGAGTAATAGGTCCAACTAGAATGGAGTATGCTAATGTAGTGGGATCAGTTAAATTTATGGCTGATCTATTAAGTGAACTTTTAACAAATAAATAA
- the hemW gene encoding radical SAM family heme chaperone HemW, with protein sequence MEEFGLYIHIPFCVRKCYYCDFNSFSFDPILKQRFLTNLNREIGLIADKYKPQIKSIFIGGGTPTILDGEELANILNQCYQKFNIKEDIEITIEANPGTVDRKKLNLIKEAGVNRLSFGVQNFSDKMLKKIGRIHKVQDTIDNYYLARELGFNNISLDLIFALPGQSLDEWKETLLQACELDPEHLSTYNLKIEQGTPFYEMLTKGTLIPISEELDLAMYNLTKDVLESRGFQQYEISNFAKRGYESEHNQIYWKNEAYLSLGPGAHFYDGIGRGYNFSSLEDYFQSLEEGRLPIADYQSLTKEEQIEETMMLGLRLIEGVSLSGFKRRYDSDISDIYESQINKLIEEKLIVFNDEKISLTWKGIIFANRVLAEFILT encoded by the coding sequence ATGGAAGAATTCGGATTATATATTCATATTCCATTTTGTGTTCGTAAGTGTTATTATTGTGATTTTAATTCTTTTAGTTTTGATCCTATTTTAAAGCAAAGATTCTTAACTAATCTAAATAGGGAAATAGGACTTATAGCAGATAAGTATAAACCTCAAATTAAAAGTATATTTATTGGTGGTGGAACACCCACTATTTTAGATGGGGAAGAGTTAGCTAATATTTTGAATCAGTGCTATCAGAAATTCAATATAAAAGAAGATATAGAGATTACAATAGAAGCTAACCCAGGTACAGTAGATAGAAAGAAGCTGAATTTGATCAAAGAAGCTGGAGTCAATAGATTAAGTTTTGGGGTGCAAAATTTCAGTGATAAGATGTTAAAAAAGATTGGAAGAATTCATAAAGTCCAAGATACGATTGATAATTACTATTTAGCTAGAGAATTAGGTTTTAACAATATCAGCCTTGATCTAATCTTTGCTCTGCCAGGACAGAGTTTAGATGAATGGAAGGAGACCTTATTACAAGCTTGTGAACTTGATCCTGAGCATTTATCAACTTATAATCTTAAGATTGAACAAGGAACTCCTTTTTATGAAATGTTAACAAAAGGAACTTTGATACCAATAAGTGAAGAGTTGGATTTAGCTATGTATAATTTAACTAAAGATGTATTAGAAAGTAGAGGTTTTCAGCAGTATGAGATTTCTAATTTTGCCAAAAGAGGTTATGAAAGTGAACATAATCAGATTTATTGGAAAAATGAAGCTTATTTAAGTCTTGGCCCTGGTGCTCACTTTTATGATGGGATTGGTCGGGGATATAATTTTTCTTCCTTAGAAGATTATTTCCAGAGTTTAGAAGAAGGAAGACTACCTATAGCAGATTATCAAAGCTTAACTAAAGAAGAGCAGATTGAAGAAACTATGATGCTTGGATTGAGATTAATTGAAGGGGTTTCTCTATCTGGATTCAAGAGAAGGTACGATAGTGATATTAGTGATATCTATGAAAGTCAGATTAATAAATTAATAGAAGAAAAGTTAATAGTTTTTAATGATGAGAAAATTTCATTGACTTGGAAAGGTATTATATTTGCCAATAGAGTTTTAGCCGAATTTATTCTAACTTAA
- the lepA gene encoding translation elongation factor 4 yields the protein MAKINQNKIRNFCIIAHIDHGKSTLADRLLEFTGTISEREMEEQLLDTMDLEKERGITIKAQAVRMDYKAKDGNDYILNLIDTPGHVDFSYEVSRSLAACEGALLVIDAAQGIEAQTLANIYIALENDLEIIPVINKIDLPSANPEKVKEELIDIGLDPDEAILTSAKEGIGIEEVLETVVKYVPAPGGDKDKPLKALIFDSLYDPYRGVICYYRVIDGFIKPGMKIKMMATDKVFEADEVGTFSPKMKKTKQISSGEVGYVAASIKDVKNAQVGDTITDANNPTNKPLAGYQPAKPMVFCGMYPVDGKDYDVLRDALEKLQLNDASLTFEPETSEALGFGYRCGFLGLLHMEIMQERLEREYNLDLITTAPSVIYKIYKTDEEVLEIENPANMPEAQYIEKIEEPVVQAKLLLPDEHVGAAMELCQDKRGQFKNMEYLDQVRVRLTYDIPLSEIVLDFFDKLKSRTRGYATFDYEFAGYQESDLIKLNILVNEESVDALSCIVHRDFAYDVGRELTKKLKEFIPEQMFNVPVQAAIGNKIIARQTIRARRKDVLQKCYGGDVSRKKKLLKKQKEGKKRMKQVGSVEIPQEAFMAVLEIDD from the coding sequence ATGGCTAAGATTAATCAGAATAAAATTCGTAATTTTTGTATTATTGCCCATATTGATCATGGTAAATCTACTTTGGCTGATAGATTATTAGAATTCACCGGTACAATTTCTGAAAGAGAAATGGAAGAACAATTATTGGATACTATGGATTTAGAAAAAGAACGTGGTATTACTATTAAAGCTCAAGCTGTTAGAATGGATTATAAGGCAAAGGATGGTAATGACTATATATTAAATTTAATAGATACCCCAGGCCATGTTGACTTTTCTTATGAAGTATCTAGAAGTTTAGCTGCTTGTGAAGGGGCTTTGTTAGTAATTGATGCTGCTCAGGGGATAGAAGCACAGACTTTGGCTAATATTTATATTGCTTTAGAGAATGATTTAGAAATAATTCCTGTAATTAATAAGATAGACCTGCCAAGTGCTAATCCTGAAAAAGTAAAAGAAGAATTGATTGATATTGGATTAGATCCTGATGAGGCGATTTTAACTAGTGCAAAAGAAGGTATTGGTATAGAAGAGGTATTAGAAACTGTTGTAAAGTATGTGCCTGCACCAGGTGGTGACAAGGACAAGCCTTTAAAGGCTTTAATTTTTGATTCTTTATATGATCCTTATCGAGGAGTTATTTGTTATTATAGAGTGATAGATGGATTTATAAAGCCTGGCATGAAGATAAAAATGATGGCTACAGATAAAGTTTTTGAGGCAGATGAAGTAGGAACTTTTAGTCCCAAAATGAAGAAAACTAAACAGATATCCAGTGGTGAAGTTGGTTATGTAGCAGCAAGTATTAAGGATGTAAAGAACGCTCAGGTTGGGGATACAATCACTGATGCTAATAATCCTACTAATAAACCATTAGCAGGTTATCAACCGGCTAAGCCGATGGTCTTTTGTGGAATGTATCCTGTAGATGGTAAAGATTATGATGTATTAAGAGATGCTTTAGAAAAATTACAATTAAATGATGCTTCTTTGACTTTTGAACCAGAAACCTCAGAGGCTTTAGGTTTTGGATATCGCTGTGGTTTTTTGGGTCTTTTACATATGGAGATTATGCAGGAAAGATTAGAGCGGGAATATAATTTAGATTTAATTACTACTGCTCCAAGTGTAATTTATAAGATATACAAGACTGATGAAGAGGTGTTGGAGATTGAAAATCCTGCTAATATGCCTGAAGCTCAATATATTGAGAAAATTGAAGAACCAGTTGTACAGGCTAAACTTTTATTACCAGATGAGCATGTAGGTGCTGCTATGGAATTATGTCAGGATAAGCGGGGACAATTTAAGAATATGGAATATTTAGATCAAGTAAGGGTAAGGTTAACTTATGATATTCCACTAAGTGAGATTGTATTAGATTTCTTTGATAAGTTAAAATCTAGAACTAGAGGTTATGCTACCTTTGATTATGAATTTGCTGGTTATCAAGAATCGGATTTGATTAAGCTTAATATTTTGGTAAATGAAGAATCGGTAGATGCCTTATCTTGTATTGTTCATAGAGACTTTGCATATGATGTTGGAAGAGAATTAACTAAAAAATTAAAAGAATTTATTCCTGAACAGATGTTTAATGTACCAGTACAGGCTGCAATTGGTAATAAGATAATTGCTCGCCAGACAATTAGAGCAAGGCGTAAAGATGTATTACAAAAATGCTATGGTGGAGATGTATCACGTAAGAAGAAATTATTGAAGAAACAAAAAGAAGGTAAAAAAAGAATGAAACAGGTTGGAAGTGTAGAAATTCCACAGGAAGCATTTATGGCTGTTTTAGAGATTGATGATTAG
- the spoIIP gene encoding stage II sporulation protein P — MFRDQHRFMNVIIILYIILLLFLGSLIFQKYNFSSNLLVGDIFFNNKLVHYIINFIYLDEIDSKMLLKQGLPIVRVNNSQLSNKSNNKSDFLNLTCSFITDLPLSFFKAKEDNRVKMVINQVTKRYNQTVEDKLRAEGTHENEERVKIELNFWQTEPSNEIEDPQGQIKNDIYNKSNPQDIFPKRNKANLKKALVGIYHTHTAENYENRGYNSRAGSGNRGDVVLVGNELSKVLKEKYNILSVHSKRVNDKTYGKSYINSLKTVESIVKNNSELQMVFDIHRDAIGHGSKDLITTTINGQKVARIMIIVTNNQYGLPHPNWKENFKFAKRLAQKMNAMYPGLLRDVKLLSNRRYNQHVHNHALLLEVGGAKNTIEEAKRSADLLADVLASLIREGV; from the coding sequence ATGTTTAGAGATCAACATAGGTTTATGAATGTAATTATTATATTGTATATTATCTTACTATTGTTTTTAGGTAGCTTGATTTTTCAAAAATATAATTTCTCTTCTAATTTGTTAGTTGGTGATATTTTCTTTAATAATAAGTTAGTTCATTATATAATTAACTTTATTTATTTGGATGAGATTGATTCTAAAATGTTATTAAAACAGGGTTTGCCAATTGTTAGAGTTAATAATAGTCAATTATCGAATAAAAGTAATAATAAAAGTGATTTTTTAAATTTAACTTGTAGCTTTATAACTGATCTACCTCTATCTTTTTTTAAAGCTAAAGAAGATAATAGGGTAAAGATGGTTATAAATCAGGTTACCAAGAGATATAATCAGACTGTTGAGGACAAGTTAAGAGCAGAAGGAACTCATGAAAACGAAGAAAGGGTGAAGATAGAACTAAATTTTTGGCAGACAGAGCCATCTAATGAGATTGAAGATCCACAAGGACAGATTAAGAATGATATTTATAACAAGAGTAATCCCCAAGATATATTTCCTAAAAGGAATAAAGCGAATTTAAAGAAAGCATTGGTAGGTATCTATCATACTCATACAGCTGAAAACTATGAGAATAGAGGATATAACTCTAGAGCAGGTTCAGGAAATAGAGGAGATGTAGTATTAGTTGGTAATGAGCTAAGTAAAGTATTAAAGGAGAAGTATAATATATTGTCAGTTCATTCTAAGAGAGTTAATGACAAGACATATGGTAAATCATATATTAATTCTTTAAAAACAGTTGAATCTATAGTTAAGAACAATTCTGAATTGCAGATGGTATTTGATATTCATCGTGATGCTATAGGGCATGGTAGTAAAGATTTAATTACTACAACTATTAATGGTCAAAAGGTTGCTAGAATCATGATCATTGTTACTAATAATCAATATGGTCTTCCACATCCTAATTGGAAGGAAAACTTTAAATTTGCAAAAAGATTGGCTCAGAAGATGAATGCTATGTATCCGGGATTATTAAGAGATGTTAAATTATTAAGTAATCGAAGATATAACCAACATGTACACAATCATGCTTTATTATTGGAGGTTGGTGGGGCTAAGAATACTATTGAAGAAGCAAAACGTTCTGCTGATCTATTAGCTGATGTCTTAGCATCCTTGATTAGAGAAGGGGTTTAG